One Methylobacterium sp. AMS5 genomic region harbors:
- a CDS encoding MBL fold metallo-hydrolase yields MPPLPTRRSVLAAGACLPILRFPEARAAPPAPADRVGAFTVTPLRDGLFPLEPSMIPGADSEAGRALLAQAGLPPSGPSLEPVNAFLIRRGARHGLLDAGCGTVFGPGFDRVTAALAAEGLRPDQIETVWLTHLHADHAGGLLTGDGRARFANAELVLQEREAAYWSDAGARSRAPSAMGLFFDTARAVLAAYAGRVRRVSGGAELAPGVSFLPLPGHTPGHAGVLIEDGPERLLIWGDILHSRLLQVPHPDWTVIWDADPAEAIATRRRIFDRAASEGLAVTGMHLATRGRIERAGAGYELVSAAP; encoded by the coding sequence ATGCCGCCTTTGCCGACTCGTCGATCCGTCCTCGCCGCGGGCGCCTGCCTGCCGATCCTTCGGTTTCCCGAAGCACGGGCGGCACCCCCCGCACCCGCCGATCGCGTCGGCGCCTTCACCGTCACGCCGCTGCGCGACGGCCTCTTCCCGCTTGAGCCGAGTATGATTCCCGGCGCCGACAGCGAGGCCGGACGCGCCCTGCTCGCCCAAGCCGGCTTGCCACCGAGCGGCCCCTCGCTCGAACCGGTCAACGCCTTCCTGATCCGGCGCGGCGCACGGCACGGGTTGCTCGATGCCGGCTGCGGAACGGTGTTCGGACCGGGCTTCGACCGGGTGACGGCGGCTCTCGCCGCGGAGGGGTTGCGGCCCGACCAGATCGAGACCGTGTGGCTGACCCACCTCCACGCCGACCATGCGGGCGGCCTGCTCACGGGCGATGGCCGCGCCCGCTTCGCCAATGCCGAACTGGTGCTCCAGGAGCGCGAGGCCGCCTACTGGTCGGATGCCGGTGCGCGTTCCCGCGCGCCCTCGGCGATGGGGCTGTTCTTCGACACCGCGCGGGCCGTGCTGGCCGCCTATGCCGGCCGGGTGCGCCGCGTCTCCGGCGGGGCCGAACTCGCCCCCGGCGTCTCGTTCCTGCCCCTGCCGGGGCACACCCCCGGCCATGCGGGCGTGCTGATCGAAGATGGACCAGAGCGGCTGCTGATCTGGGGCGACATCCTCCACTCCCGCCTGCTGCAGGTGCCGCATCCGGATTGGACCGTGATCTGGGATGCCGATCCGGCGGAGGCGATCGCCACCCGCCGCCGGATCTTCGACCGGGCTGCCAGCGAGGGGCTGGCCGTGACGGGCATGCACCTCGCAACCCGGGGCCGGATCGAGCGGGCCGGCGCAGGCTACGAACTGGTCTCCGCCGCACCCTGA